The segment ggtaaagaacccgtctgccaatgtgggagacataagagatgcgggttctatccctaggtcaggaagatcccatagaagagagcatggcaacccacgccagtattcttgcctggagaatctccgtggacagaggagcctggccggctacaatccataaggttgcaaagaatcagacacggctgaagcatcttagcatgcacgcatgcagacATCCAAATACAAGGTTTaagtttttgttgcttttgtgctCTGAGAGAAAAGTAAGATGAGTTGATTTCAAAGGcacatgtatcccatttttcactgcagcactgtttacaatagctagaacatagaagcaacctagatatccattgacagatgaatggatgaagaagttatggtacatatacacaatggaatgttactcagccataaaaaggaacacctttgagtcagttctaatcaggcaaatgaacctagaatctattatacagaatgaagtaagtcagaaagagaaagataaatatcgtattctaatgcatatatatggaatctagaaaaatggtactgaagaatttattcacaggtcagaaatggagaaacagacatagagaatagatttatggtcatggggagaggggaggagagagtgagatgtatggaaagagtaacatggaaacttacattaccatgtgtaaaatagatggccgacgggaatttgctgtgtgattcaggaaactcaaacaggggctctgtgtcagcCTGGAGGGGTAgtgtggggagggagataggaagggggttcaggagagagaggatatatgtatacctgtggctgattcatgttgaggtttgacagaaaactgcaaaattctgtaaagcaattatccttcaattaaaaaaataaataaatttaaaacaaacaacaaaaaagtaagaCTAGTTGATTTCATAAATTTGTGCCTTGGATCCTTAGTTAGGATAACCtcttttgaaaatcaaaactatCATTCTGTGCTCTAAGTGGTAGGACCAGGGTGGGTGGCTGTCATGGTGATGATAGTCAAATAAAAGTATGAAAGCTTTTCTGGAGATTAGACCAAAGAAAATAGTCTGTTCCTTAAATGAGTTGCTGCCTGTTACATTAATATAACCTCTTGGCATTTAAACACTATACTCATAGTGATTTAAAGTGCGTGGTTTACAATTGTTAGCTTCTAATGCTActtctttcatcattttcagAAAAACTACTGTTAATATAAATGAGCatacttgttttttttctcaACATGATAATTGTATGTTCAAAGTGTAGTTTTTTGATCCTACTTGTCAttctaaatttatatttctacaagatttgtatcatttttagtaAATTCTAATCCTATATAATGATGCAGATGTTATCAATAACCTAAATTCAATCTGATCTTAGTATACTAAGTACTCAATTCTAACTATATTACTATGAGCTATGCATAATTAGCTAAATTTATATGAATAATAAGATCTTATGAAGTTATAAATGTATACCTATATAGTTTCTTGCCATTCTTGACTTCCATAATAGTGAGCATCAATGTTTTCTTCTGTTCCTTCTTCTTCTGGGCCTTCATGATGATCATCATGATCTTCACTATCACCATCATCTTCAAATCTCCTGAAAACTTGGGTCTTCAGTTGTATCGTTTGACCGTTAGTGCTTTGTTGTTCACCATAATAAATAGTGTGTATATGAGGGAAGCAGAGGAAAATGTATGAGCTTATTGGTGCTTTCAGCCTATTTTGATCTACGCGAATGTATGTTAAATGGTGGTAATGTAGTGGATCAACTGATGGACACATCACTGTGACATTGacatctgaaaaatacaaattaaaaattaatcctTCTGTATTATATCCATAATACTATAatggattttattaaaatatttattaggtttaattattttatagtaatcaaataataaaatgaacaaaatgaaactataaatgaattttatattatCAAAATAAATGATGGCTTCATTGGCTATtaagtaattatttaattattaaataaattatttaagtaaTAAAGTCTTAGAAACaatctcagaggaaaaaaatgaaaatcatgtatAGTTCTACTATTCAAGATCTCATATTTCTTTGTATACTCTatagtatttcatatttttttcatatactttgTAGTACACATTCTTAAAGTTCAAAGTGATAACATTTAATAGAAAAGACTATAAACCTTGAAGTACAAATTTCTCTGGGGACCATTTTCTGCCATTTCCCTAGCCAGCTTCAAAGCAACCATTTGTAATTTGTAGCACCATGTAAAGCATGGGTTTTTAAAGATCTGttctttaaaagaacaaaataagattttttatatctttaaaagacaataatggacttccctggtggtgcattggttaagaagctgcctgccagtgctgggaacacaggttcgatccctggtctgggaagattccacgtgtagtggggcaactaagcccctgcaccacaactgctgaacccACACTCtaaagcctgtgtgctacaactcgAGAGTAGCTCCCGtttgcagcagcaaagacccggtacagccataaataaatagataaataaaataggtaaccaacaaggacctactgtctagAACAGGGAACATTGCTCAATATTTGGTAgtaacctaaatgagaaaagaattgaaaaaaatagatatttgtatatgtataactgaattcctttgctatacacctgatcctaacacaacattgttattcaactatgctccaatataaaataaaaattataaataaatagtaaaacacagacatacacaaaatgaaattttacatactttcaatttcattattttctaggTATAGGTGTTCTAAATTCCTTGGAATATAGAATGCTTGCTTCAGTTTGTTGTGTCCAACATTGAGCTCTATAAGGttggaaagattaaaaatattatatgggATGTCTTGTAGTTTGTTGTGTGATATTCTTAGAGCGTGAAGTTTCGGAAGTTTGTTGAAGTAATTTTCTGGTATAGAAGAtattgaattattttctaaagaCAGATACATAAGTGAAGAAGGCAAACCAGGAGGCATTGATTCTAATCTATTATTACATAGGTTGAGCTgcattaatttttccattttggcAAGTACCTTTTCTTGTAACATAGAATC is part of the Bubalus kerabau isolate K-KA32 ecotype Philippines breed swamp buffalo chromosome 4, PCC_UOA_SB_1v2, whole genome shotgun sequence genome and harbors:
- the OMD gene encoding osteomodulin, whose protein sequence is MGFSSSVCVLFFFLGVQVYCQYESYQWDEDYDQEPDDVYQTEFQFQQNINYEAPFHQHTLGCASECFCPPNFPSSMYCDNRKLKTIPNIPAHIQQVYLQFNEIEAVTADSFINATHLKEINLSHNKIKSQKIDHGVFAKLPNLLQLHLQHNNLEDFPFPLPKSLERIFLGYNEISRLQTNAVNGLVNLTMLDLCFNKIDDSMLQEKVLAKMEKLMQLNLCNNRLESMPPGLPSSLMYLSLENNSISSIPENYFNKLPKLHALRISHNKLQDIPYNIFNLSNLIELNVGHNKLKQAFYIPRNLEHLYLENNEIENVNVTVMCPSVDPLHYHHLTYIRVDQNRLKAPISSYIFLCFPHIHTIYYGEQQSTNGQTIQLKTQVFRRFEDDGDSEDHDDHHEGPEEEGTEENIDAHYYGSQEWQETI